One window of Mycoplasma parvum str. Indiana genomic DNA carries:
- a CDS encoding amino acid kinase family protein: MNINKKERILIKLSGGALKGNLDLYSEEKLLSLASQIKELSFLYEIGIVIGGGNIWRGKEEKLNLLSPVEGDYIGMLATIMNCFVFKVALEKSGVKASCYSALNVDRVVKYHSLSSVEEDLSSGKVVIFGGGLGEPQFSTDSAAIIRGIEIGAKKILIGKEGVAGVYNKDPNIYEDAIFYEKLSYDRVISENIKVLDHAALNLAKENKLHLLIFNQEIENSFVKSLSGEIELSEIF, encoded by the coding sequence ATGAACATTAATAAAAAAGAAAGAATTCTTATTAAATTAAGTGGGGGAGCTTTAAAAGGGAATTTAGATTTATATAGTGAAGAAAAATTACTTTCTTTAGCTTCCCAAATCAAAGAACTAAGTTTTTTATATGAGATAGGAATAGTTATTGGAGGGGGAAATATTTGAAGAGGAAAAGAGGAAAAGCTTAATTTATTGTCCCCTGTTGAAGGGGATTATATTGGTATGTTAGCTACTATTATGAATTGCTTTGTTTTTAAAGTAGCTTTAGAAAAAAGTGGAGTTAAAGCTAGTTGTTATTCAGCTTTAAATGTTGATAGAGTGGTTAAATATCATTCTCTTTCCTCGGTTGAAGAAGATTTATCTTCCGGAAAAGTAGTTATATTTGGCGGGGGATTAGGAGAGCCTCAATTTAGTACTGATAGCGCGGCTATCATTAGAGGAATTGAAATAGGAGCTAAAAAAATATTAATTGGAAAAGAAGGAGTCGCTGGAGTATATAATAAGGATCCGAATATTTATGAAGATGCTATTTTTTATGAAAAATTAAGTTATGATAGAGTTATTTCAGAAAATATAAAAGTATTAGATCATGCTGCTTTAAATCTCGCTAAAGAAAATAAATTACATTTATTAATTTTTAATCAAGAAATAGAAAATTCTTTTGTGAAAAGTCTTTCAGGTGAGATTGAACTTTCTGAAATTTTTTAA
- a CDS encoding ribosome-recycling factor → MKDNKVEAPPLKDWSAELKTDFEYIKKRMHEKLEEFAISRLNPTHFYSLQIEFEGNLLPLSELALVNLEKARLLSIKPYIPSQKLFHEIEKAIKKAKPNLTINIKENELKCSIPEPTQEIREEKIKYGKQIVEDAKIALRNKRKELQKYLKNNLQSENQKHSYKEQLDKEISKYVLELDESWNKKEKELRTL, encoded by the coding sequence TTGAAAGATAATAAAGTTGAGGCTCCCCCACTAAAAGATTGATCTGCTGAATTAAAAACTGATTTTGAATATATTAAAAAGAGAATGCATGAAAAATTAGAAGAATTTGCCATTTCTAGATTGAATCCAACACATTTTTATTCGCTTCAAATAGAATTTGAAGGTAATCTACTGCCTTTATCTGAATTGGCTTTAGTTAATTTAGAGAAAGCTAGATTATTGAGCATTAAGCCTTATATACCTTCTCAAAAGTTATTCCATGAGATAGAAAAAGCTATTAAAAAAGCTAAACCAAACTTAACAATAAATATAAAGGAAAATGAGCTTAAATGTTCTATTCCTGAACCTACTCAAGAAATTAGAGAAGAAAAAATAAAATATGGTAAGCAAATAGTTGAAGATGCCAAAATAGCTTTAAGAAATAAAAGAAAAGAATTACAAAAATATTTGAAAAATAATTTGCAATCTGAAAATCAAAAACATTCTTATAAAGAACAATTAGATAAAGAAATTTCTAAATATGTTCTTGAATTAGATGAAAGTTGAAATAAAAAAGAAAAAGAGTTGAGAACTCTTTAG
- a CDS encoding diacylglycerol/polyprenol kinase family protein encodes MFCLLLSLANISSLAMAKTNNDQDQFFKIGELLKNFAENTWQTLSVEWTGRILIIVPSIFFIYKSVGEIFTTIVNPANFHKSKKYQLIFTTMAIGPLFFTFLNKLFINSAESNDTAKNQFKIESSTHYLAFQLYFLIGNIVASKFFHKFLVPTFDFISTPSKIDEKVFSKLLRWHYLGWSSFFLLSFFLPIWVLVITILVVFSNSTLAFLFGRQFGKNQFSKFSIFKSVEGFGWSTLISTVVFSFSSVSIFRSEFFGTGMFGCHCRFGFWIYMLVGIIFISLVSHIGENTFGVSKRLLGYKNFGRLFGTKIGGFWDRFDGISVTLFFVGIAAWASHAVAFRDIGIKFV; translated from the coding sequence TTGTTTTGTCTTTTATTGTCTTTGGCAAATATTTCATCTTTGGCGATGGCAAAAACAAACAATGATCAGGATCAATTTTTTAAGATTGGCGAATTACTTAAAAATTTTGCAGAAAATACATGACAAACACTATCAGTAGAATGAACGGGAAGAATATTAATTATTGTCCCTTCTATATTTTTCATTTATAAAAGTGTAGGTGAAATTTTTACTACTATTGTTAATCCAGCTAATTTTCATAAATCAAAAAAATACCAATTAATTTTCACTACAATGGCCATAGGGCCATTGTTTTTCACTTTTTTAAATAAATTATTTATTAATTCTGCGGAATCAAATGATACAGCTAAGAATCAATTTAAGATTGAAAGCTCTACTCATTATTTAGCTTTTCAATTGTATTTTCTTATTGGGAATATAGTTGCTTCTAAATTTTTCCATAAATTTTTAGTTCCCACTTTCGATTTCATTAGTACTCCATCAAAAATTGATGAAAAAGTATTCTCAAAACTTCTAAGATGACACTACTTAGGATGATCTTCTTTTTTCCTTCTTTCTTTTTTCCTTCCTATTTGAGTTCTTGTAATAACAATATTGGTAGTTTTTTCTAATAGCACTTTAGCCTTTCTCTTTGGGAGACAATTTGGAAAAAATCAATTCTCTAAATTTAGTATTTTTAAATCTGTTGAAGGATTTGGATGATCAACCCTTATTTCCACTGTAGTGTTTTCTTTTTCATCTGTTTCAATTTTTAGATCTGAATTTTTCGGAACAGGAATGTTTGGGTGTCATTGTAGATTTGGTTTTTGAATATATATGTTAGTGGGAATAATTTTTATTTCTTTAGTTTCCCATATAGGGGAAAATACTTTTGGAGTGTCTAAAAGACTTTTAGGTTATAAAAATTTTGGAAGACTTTTTGGAACTAAAATAGGAGGTTTTTGAGATAGATTTGATGGAATATCAGTTACTTTATTTTTTGTAGGAATTGCTGCTTGAGCGTCTCATGCAGTAGCCTTTCGGGATATTGGTATTAAATTTGTATAA
- a CDS encoding DUF2779 domain-containing protein, giving the protein MSLPKNLKNVFTLNYSNFKSSYERPIEFSFLNELEIKRIIEKEDCNNNINFLGINFTQNEWKWTIMKKINKNIESMLYDAFLNKLIEILHLNFENIYFFDGDLNKWEALKKNIEAKKLALIYNPKIQLQLKNFELPIELTPGALLYYKNKFSCFLFSYSLRPANIFLAEFTFYYYWLTNFLHLDIQDLVIFWKPFKEEEIVTYSFTLPIVKTLNKKSPCKRISIFKALGLNNPSYENSWFSRFLTREEYFEHHKTTNSLTELEIEKCKKSCDLLSSEIINKMLKMQNIAKILISLLPENYITSEWFKKINWTKLISLDSLKESRDEREKFSFFATDTPTYREALSFLLPNYSLLTSPIIPIQKSLVLSKLFKSNELQKNLNGNSFDYFLSYHFFKKIFEGKKLSSSSIFSQEGKKRLKNQILSMTWKVYYDFESYLEMLTQTSLQVFKEKELIIKKDLIFDPETSSNIFEEKCILELAQPIIESIGLQELEEKNYESLYQKVSKKIVYIAFNKTFETQWLKKLSDRMDIFSKKTSSILALLIKDLTIDLCDWFIFSKNKSLNLIGELQGTHSLKRLSTKVLKNMKQYSSLEHVQEGRGAQFVFLYYFFIFKYQGFSKDLSNESLSPKYWIKDYSDRLKKIWNNIQTYLTEYCSLDVQAMVWAVNWLNENYEKEKLVSQELILNFITWIKSKNNLEMKNLIIDFLKTPYSREFP; this is encoded by the coding sequence TTGTCACTTCCTAAAAATTTAAAAAATGTTTTCACTTTAAATTACTCTAACTTTAAGTCTTCATATGAAAGACCTATTGAATTTTCTTTTTTAAATGAGCTAGAAATAAAACGCATCATCGAAAAAGAAGATTGCAATAACAATATAAATTTTTTAGGAATAAATTTCACTCAAAATGAGTGAAAATGAACTATTATGAAAAAAATAAATAAAAATATTGAATCTATGCTCTATGATGCTTTCCTAAACAAATTAATAGAAATTTTGCATTTAAATTTCGAAAATATTTATTTTTTCGATGGTGATTTAAACAAATGAGAAGCTTTGAAAAAAAATATAGAAGCAAAAAAATTAGCTTTAATTTATAATCCTAAAATTCAGTTGCAACTAAAAAATTTTGAATTACCTATTGAATTGACCCCTGGAGCTTTACTTTATTACAAAAACAAATTTTCTTGTTTTTTATTTTCTTATTCTCTTAGGCCCGCAAATATCTTTTTAGCTGAATTTACTTTTTACTATTATTGATTAACTAATTTTTTACACCTTGATATTCAAGATTTAGTTATTTTTTGGAAGCCCTTTAAAGAAGAGGAAATTGTAACTTATTCTTTTACACTGCCTATAGTTAAAACCCTTAATAAAAAATCCCCTTGTAAAAGAATTTCCATTTTTAAAGCTTTAGGTTTAAATAATCCCAGTTATGAAAATTCTTGATTTTCAAGATTTTTAACAAGAGAAGAATATTTTGAGCACCATAAAACAACAAATTCATTGACAGAACTAGAAATCGAAAAATGCAAAAAAAGCTGCGATCTTTTAAGTTCAGAAATAATTAACAAAATGTTAAAAATGCAAAATATTGCTAAAATTTTAATTTCTTTATTGCCTGAAAATTACATTACTTCAGAATGATTTAAAAAAATAAATTGAACTAAATTAATTTCTTTAGATTCTCTTAAAGAGAGTAGAGACGAAAGAGAAAAATTCTCTTTCTTTGCAACAGATACTCCAACTTATAGAGAAGCTCTTTCTTTTTTATTACCTAACTATTCTCTATTAACTTCTCCTATAATTCCAATTCAAAAATCTTTAGTTTTGAGTAAATTATTTAAATCAAATGAATTACAAAAGAATTTAAATGGTAATTCTTTTGATTATTTTCTTTCTTACCATTTCTTTAAAAAAATTTTTGAAGGAAAAAAACTTTCTTCTAGCTCTATTTTCTCCCAAGAAGGAAAAAAAAGATTAAAAAATCAAATTCTATCTATGACATGAAAAGTTTACTATGATTTTGAATCTTACCTAGAAATGTTGACTCAAACATCGCTTCAAGTCTTTAAGGAAAAAGAGCTAATTATAAAAAAAGATTTAATTTTTGATCCTGAAACTTCTTCAAATATTTTTGAAGAGAAATGTATTCTTGAATTAGCTCAACCAATAATCGAATCGATTGGCTTACAAGAATTAGAAGAAAAAAATTACGAAAGTTTATATCAAAAAGTTTCAAAAAAAATAGTGTATATAGCTTTTAATAAAACTTTCGAAACTCAATGACTTAAAAAACTTTCAGATAGAATGGACATCTTCTCGAAAAAAACAAGTTCTATTCTTGCTTTATTAATTAAAGACTTAACAATTGATTTATGTGATTGATTTATCTTTTCTAAAAATAAATCACTAAATTTAATAGGTGAGCTCCAAGGAACTCACAGTTTAAAAAGACTTTCTACAAAAGTACTAAAAAATATGAAACAATATTCTTCTTTGGAGCATGTACAAGAAGGTAGAGGCGCTCAATTTGTTTTTTTATATTATTTTTTCATTTTTAAATATCAAGGATTTTCTAAAGATTTATCCAATGAATCTTTATCTCCTAAATATTGAATAAAAGATTATTCAGATAGATTAAAAAAGATTTGAAATAATATTCAAACTTATTTAACAGAATATTGCTCTTTAGATGTTCAGGCAATGGTTTGAGCTGTAAATTGATTAAATGAGAATTATGAAAAAGAAAAATTAGTTTCACAAGAGCTAATACTTAATTTCATTACTTGAATAAAATCCAAAAATAACTTAGAAATGAAAAATTTAATTATTGATTTTTTAAAAACTCCCTATTCTAGGGAATTCCCTTAA
- the rpsT gene encoding 30S ribosomal protein S20, with the protein MASSNKKVNSRARARKKELTKEKFRYELRRRVKKGIKKQINNLFSLENGASYALSVDELQEKKKALSSLYKTLDSKESKGLITKGRANRLKSKCTIKFNQLFLNQDKIKKENKSEKA; encoded by the coding sequence ATGGCCTCTTCAAATAAAAAAGTAAATTCAAGAGCTAGAGCTAGGAAGAAAGAGCTTACAAAAGAAAAGTTTAGATATGAATTGCGGAGAAGAGTTAAAAAAGGTATTAAAAAGCAAATAAATAATTTATTTTCTTTGGAAAATGGAGCTTCTTATGCTCTTTCTGTAGATGAACTTCAAGAAAAGAAAAAAGCTTTATCGTCTCTTTACAAAACTTTGGATAGTAAAGAAAGTAAAGGTTTAATTACTAAAGGTAGAGCAAATAGACTTAAATCCAAATGTACTATTAAGTTCAATCAATTGTTCTTAAATCAGGACAAAATTAAAAAAGAAAATAAATCTGAAAAAGCTTAA
- a CDS encoding GTPase codes for MEKIYLAEIQKRWPKKHILPIYTKADLALEKKEKNSFNLLQPSSRRKIIKLILNEINHAELRNEEKTNSAIIMGGANSGKSSFINLLVGKKKVKKSPEPGTTRTLSRHKIPSTNLIIYDSPGIFPSNLRKELKILFQLLNFLPSTSDSKENCSEWAFEYLAKNYPEKIKFLISTYKNEENIFNYEFFIKKLAQKYKFLEKKGELSLFRAEQKFIELIRKGQIGKISWKI; via the coding sequence ATGGAAAAAATATATCTTGCTGAAATTCAAAAAAGATGACCTAAAAAGCATATATTACCTATTTATACTAAAGCCGATTTAGCTTTAGAAAAAAAAGAAAAAAATTCTTTCAACTTACTTCAACCTAGCTCTAGAAGAAAAATTATTAAGTTAATTCTTAATGAAATAAATCATGCAGAATTAAGAAATGAAGAAAAAACTAATTCTGCAATAATCATGGGAGGAGCTAATAGTGGAAAATCTAGCTTTATTAATTTATTAGTAGGAAAGAAAAAAGTTAAAAAATCTCCTGAACCTGGAACTACTAGAACTTTGTCTAGACATAAAATTCCTTCTACTAATTTAATAATTTATGATAGTCCAGGAATTTTTCCATCCAATTTAAGAAAAGAATTAAAAATATTATTTCAACTTTTAAATTTTCTCCCCTCAACTTCCGATTCTAAAGAAAATTGCTCTGAATGAGCTTTTGAATATCTTGCGAAAAATTATCCCGAAAAAATAAAATTTTTAATTTCAACTTATAAAAATGAAGAAAATATTTTTAATTATGAATTTTTTATAAAAAAATTGGCTCAAAAATATAAATTTTTAGAAAAAAAAGGAGAATTGTCTTTATTTAGAGCTGAACAAAAATTTATTGAATTAATTAGAAAAGGTCAAATAGGAAAAATTTCCTGAAAAATTTAA